The following DNA comes from Miscanthus floridulus cultivar M001 chromosome 5, ASM1932011v1, whole genome shotgun sequence.
AACGTTTAATGGTTTGAGTATATTGCTCGGCCTTGCTTTACTACGGTTAATCCAACCTGTTGAGGCTATATTAATGGCTTCCAAAAGGCTGTTTGCATTGTTGGCGCTTGGTGCAAAAATTTGTGGGTGTGAAATAAGGCTGAAGTTTTAATGCCAAATTCAATTTTGAGTTATCCGACTATTTTTTTTAACAGAAAGGTTGGTacaagaagggcgggcctggtgcaagcggtagagtcttaccgcctgtgatcggaaggtcccgggttcgagtcgcggtctcctcgcattgcacaggcgagggtaagacttgccactgacacccttcctcagaccccgcacagagcgggagctctttgcactgggtacgtcctttttTTTAAAGGTTGGTACAAGGCCCTTTACAACTCAAATCCAACCTATTTCCACTCCACGATATTATGGGTTTTTTGTTGACATTTACAAAGAAGTATCTTGGGGCTTAGCTGCTTGTATTCCAATCCAAtgaacaaagaaacttaaaaagaaggcaaagaaatatCTCGGTGCTTCGTTCCCTTTGGCTTATAAGCCTACTTTTTTTAaagtaataaatggtatttttctctcacaccaaattagcAATGGGCTTATCAGCCAGACGGACGTAGCCATAGTGGCGGCGGGGTGCTCTTGTCTCTGCGTTGTCTGATGAGTGATGACGTCGGTGTTTCGGTCGTTTCACACGTCGGCGGCCTCCTTGGTGATGAGAGACGCACGGCTGGGTTGCACCTGGCACGGCGCCGCCGTTATCTCCGGCGCGGACGGCACCGGATGAGGGTGTGGCCCGTGTGGGTGCGGCACCGGCGGGCGCAGGTGCTGGTGCTGCGCGCCCGGATGGGGAGGGCCGTAGCCCACGaagtggccgccgccgccgtggtggTACTGCTGTCCCCGCAGGCGCTGCGCCTGCACGGCCGTGATGTAGCCCACGAAGCCGACGACGACGGTGATGAGCCCCAGGATGCCCGCTGCCGCGAACATCCCCGGGCGCACCCGGTGGCACACGGGCCGCGGCTTCCGCCAGTCGCTCATGTGGCCGGACTCCACGGCGATGCCGATCATGAGCATCACCTCGGCGAGCCCGAAGCAAATCCTGCGCGCGGGGGACACAGAAAACATTGTTGCGTTTCGGTGGCCAGGGCGTCAAATAATTATAATTTTGATGGGAGTTGAGAGTGACTGTCGTCATTAAttaaggaagaagaggcagccgGTCTGCCAGGTGAGCGCGGCGGCGGTGGACGCGACGCGCGGGTGGTCCTGGGCGACGGCGAGGCCGGGGGAGGTGGACTCCGGGGCGGCGACGGCGACCAGCATGTAGGCGTGCTCCGCGAACATGGCGACGGCGAGGAGGATGAAGGCGCCGACGGCGTACGCTAGCGCGAGGCGGCCGCTGCTGTTGTAGACGCACACGTCCAGCTGCTCCTGGCTGCCGCCCACGGTCATGAGGTAGTGCGACAcctgcaggcaggcaggcagcgccACACATGCGCCAGCAACGGGTGGAGGGATGAATGAACTTGCAGCGCCAGCCGCCAGCTAACGTGGCTTTAGACGACGTGCATGATGGACATGTGCCTCTGAGCGCGACCCCTCGGCGGCGAGGCAGAGGATGAAGGCGACGAGGCCGCAGAGCACGGAGAGCGcgacgagggagacggcgacCTGGCCGCCGGACCGCGCGGGGCGCCGCTCCTGCGCCTTGCGCAGCGACAGGTCGTCGTGCGTCACGGCCGGCGGCATCGTCGCTGTCGTCGGCGCCGCGTACATGGATGAAACAATAATGAGACGGGCACTGAACCCGCGTACGATGGCTCGTTGGCGGTGCACGGGCAGTCGTCGGGCACGGGTAGCTACTATGCTTGCAGGCGACGGCTGCGGGGTGGATGCGGCTGGAGGAGGAGATGCGCACGCCGCGAGCGTTGCACCGGCGGAGAGCAGCGAGGGTAGCTTGGGCGCGGCAGCACGGGAGGAATATATGTTAGGTTTGATCttccaccagttaggcccaacgaccttttgggccttgttctcgcgtcctgatcggggacgcccaatcctacatggttggtgggcccccgtcgcacagcgccataaagaaaaggtgggggccggggctcgcagtacgaggttcaccgtgccagtcaccccaccgacatcctaaccctaaacccaatcttgagaaggggcgctgccagcgacgggaagcaccaccgacgccggcagcgccaccccgacgcacacgccaCCGCCGAGGaagccacagcgccgactcctccctctccaccgaacgtcgctgccgacGCGCAGATGGCAtccgtcaacgaaaccccggccgaagcttcgaccactacggctttcgatggtttgctacatctcactccccttctctctgcctctcaTGAAAATCCCGAACACCTATTCTATTCCTATGCAATACatcccgatctgatgaatatgaCTAAAACGAAATCCaacaatggtaccggagccaCGGTTCGACAAGAAATCAGATCGGGGTAAGAAAGGAAATGAAACCGACCGATCTGATGCGGACcgggaaaagaaaatagaaagaaaaccctaagacctaaccctaattccccaaATCAAATCAGAGAAGGGAAAAGGGGAGGGTCGGATTCCGAGAACCCTAGACTCAAATCCGAaagagggaagaaggggaagaagaaagaaagaagggtcgaaaccctaaccctaaccctagtttcctattcggatgaacgaaaaagaaaagaaatccaaAAAAATACAGAAAACCGAATCGGCAAAaattgaaccctaaccctaattttttCCCCATCCCCACCATGGGTTAATCCCAGTAGAGAGAAAGGACGGGGAAGAAGGTAAAAAGGGGGCGGACTCACCGtcaccggcgcgggagaagaagagccgaaccggcctttcgccggcgcgggagaagaagccgagccgggggcgctggctcgccgggctcggccaagaagcgccgcggccaggccgctcgacggtggcgtgctcacccgttggggagcacgcgcgccggcgagggggccggcgacggcgccaaggCTCGCCATGGCTGCCCGCTCTGCCTTCCTCGCTCGCGGCTGCTCGGTGGCTGCGGTCATCGCTGCGGctgagaagagagaaagagcgaagagagagaaagggcagGAGCCGAATGAGCTAGGCTTTCAGGCCCCCCGCGCGGCGTCGGGTTTTAATCCGAGCGAAACGAACGCGCGATCGTCCGATCAGAACCAACGGCGCAGATCTGCTCGGGCCGTCGCCGGCCCAGGCGGGAGAGCGCGCAAGGGCCGAATTTCcgacccaggcccaggttgcggcctgggcgcgggggagcgcgcGGGACAGCGCGAGTGGGCGGACGCTGGGCCGTCTTGGGCCGCTGCAGCGcgcgctgctgggcgagctgggccgagccgggctgaaatgaaagaagaagaaattttcttattattttccaggagtaattttaatgcatattttgatgaatttgaatgattttgatacaatttttctgtgcaaattttatccaacgatattttgctcagaaaaAACAGTAaattttttagtgcttctggaaaataataatatgaaaagattattaatgtttccgctgtgcatgataattattgttctctttgattaaatttgaaccaacgggataatttaattttaagagaaatgaatttctgataattttgatgagattatgatgttgttattttctgaccaacgttgttaataacaatattataattttgatccatgagaaattgtgcattaattttacttctgcccaacggtgatgtaaaatgtttgcatggatgaattataagttttaatttgaccaacgttgagttaaagcatgaaattttatgtataaatgtttcttacttactctggtgtgatttcaggaggcaaatgcattgtgaacattgccaacatcccgacactcaacggaaccaatcaccgtgtgtggcgggagaagtatgaattggaacttgcgttgggagaggtcaattttgccatcacctcaccgtgtcctactgagccagaggacccggtgagaggtgacaatgaatctgacgctgattttGCTGCTCGAAAGCGTGATGATGCTGAAATAAGAACGAAATATaaccttgaacataggcaatggactctctccaaccgcaagtgcctgttggtagccaaagccaccatagaagaacagataaggggctcaatccctgaatgtgctactgccaaagaatatcttgagaaaatcaagagtcagtttactgggtctaccaagaccacagcaagttcactgattaagaagcttgtgaatgagaaattcactggtggtagcataagatagcacattttgaagatgaacactacgacatccaagctaaaagaaatgaatttgaaggaggaggatttcctgattcatttgatttttgcttctttgccaaaagaatatgacaccttcattgtgaactacaatatgcagcctgaaagatggggcatagaaagactcatctcaatgtgtgctcaagaagaggagaggataaaatcctcacaaggtgaatctactcattttgtgaaggataacaaaagaaagaactttaatggcaagaattctaaaccacaagggaaacctaagtgggataagacctcttcctccagttcacagggaaagaaacctcaggattctgagaatcagcagtatggtggagctgaaaaagatcagtgcaagcactgcttcaagaagggacactacaagagggattgtctagacttcctgaaatctctgctaaagaaaggtgatgaatttattatatttgtagatgaatccctgtatttatgttatgacaaatccacttggtgggttgattcaggagcaactactcatgttgcaaattccttacaggggttaagtgggacgagaaccttgcaaagaggagaaagaacgattaaagttgcaaatggagtgcaagccaatgttgaagccactGGAGTTTTtactttagaattgaataatggttttgtacttagacttaaagaagtactttatgttccctctttgcgtagaaatttgataagtgtttcgaaacttgatgatgatggaattgattgccattttggtgatggcaagtgtaagatactggttaataataaatgtgttggtcttgccttccgacaagacaagctttatttattatctcttgctgagaatgcgaacaatgtatgcgatgagaatgtgaatgatttcccatctgcggatgtaactaagaagcggaagagaagagaattgatactgtctcttcgaaattatggtattgtcgcttgggccatatttcgagggaaagaatggaacgattggttaaggaatcaattctcccgcacttagaattttcagatttagaacaatgtattgattgcatcaaaggaaagtatgtcaagaaaattaagaaagataccaaacgaagcacaggaattttagaaataatccacacagatatatgtggtccttttcctgtgaaagtgtggatggttatgactcgtttataatattcacagacgactactctcgttatggcaatatttatccaattaaagaaagatcggaagcattggataaattcaaaatatttaaagctgaagttgaaaatcagcacaataagaaaatcaagatagtacgatcagaccgaggtggagagtactatgggcgacatactccatatggccaaattcctagaCCATTCGCAAGGTCCCTACAGGAAAAtagcatagttgctcagtactccacaccgggggagtctcagcagaatggagtggctgaaagacgtaaccgtaccttaatggatatggtaagaagcatgatgagttactccacattaccgattagtttatggatggagacaCTGAAAatcgccattcacatacttaatcgagtaccaagtaaatcggtgcc
Coding sequences within:
- the LOC136451861 gene encoding uncharacterized protein, with protein sequence MYAAPTTATMPPAVTHDDLSLRKAQERRPARSGGQVAVSLVALSVLCGLVAFILCLAAEGSRSEAHVSHYLMTVGGSQEQLDVCVYNSSGRLALAYAVGAFILLAVAMFAEHAYMLVAVAAPESTSPGLAVAQDHPRVASTAAALTWQTGCLFFLNWICFGLAEVMLMIGIAVESGHMSDWRKPRPVCHRVRPGMFAAAGILGLITVVVGFVGYITAVQAQRLRGQQYHHGGGGHFVGYGPPHPGAQHQHLRPPVPHPHGPHPHPVPSAPEITAAPCQVQPSRASLITKEAADV